The segment TCAAGGAGCTCTACACCTTTGAGGGCATTGGCAAGGCAAAAGCGGACTCCGTCTCCAGTGGCGACATCTGCGCCATCGTAGGCTTTGACCACTTTGACATTGGCGACACGATCGCTGACCCTGAGCATGCGGAGGCTCTAGACAGTATCTCCGTCGATGAGCCGACCATGTCGATGCTCTTTACGATCAATAACTCTCCCTTCTACGGACGAGAAGGTAAGTTTGTCACCTCCCGCCATATCCACGAGCGTCTGATGCGTGAGCTAGACAAAAACCTCGCTCTGCGTGTCGAGACGACTGACCAAGCAGACTCGTGGAACGTCTTCGGACGTGGTGTCCTGCATCTCTCCGTGCTGATCGAGACGATGCGCCGTGAGGGGTACGAGCTACAGGTCGGACAGCCCCAGGTAATCATCAAGGAGATAGACGGCGTACAGTGCGAGCCTATCGAAGAGCTCACCATCAATCTCCCCGACGAGACCAGTAGCCGCATCATCGATATGGTCATACAGCGCAAGGGCGAGATGACCGCCATGGAGAGCAAGAACGGTCGTACGCACCTAGTCTTCAACATTCCTTCGCGAGGCATCATCGGACTCAACAACAGCGTCTTGACAGCTTCGGCGGGTGAGGCCGTTATGGCACACCGCTTCCTCGAGTTCGGACCATGGCGCGGCGACATCGAGCGACGCAACAATGGTAGCATCATAGCGGGTGAGAGTGGTACCGCCTTTGCCTACGCACTCAACAACCTCCAGAGCCGCGGACGCTTCTTCATCGCTCCCCAAGAGGAGGTCTACGCAGGTCAGGTGATCGGTGAGCATACGAAAGAAAACGACCTGACGGTCAACGTCTGCAAAAGTAAGAAGCTCACCAATATGCGTGCTGCTGGTAGTGATGACAAGGTAGCACTCGCGCCTCCCGTCATCTTTAGCCTAGAGGATGCGCTAGAGTATATCAAGGCAGACGAATATGTAGAGGTCACGCCCAAGTCTATGCGTCTGCGCAAGATACTCCTCAACGAACTAGACCGCAAGCGCGCCAACAAAGCCTAATCAACTCAATCACTTCATAAACACTACTAACTATGAAAAGAATCGCACTACTCCTCATCGCCATGCTAACGCTTGGCTTTGCAGTTCAGGCGCAGTCCACCTTTAGCAAAGGGACGACTACCGCCAACCTCGGGCTCGGTATCGGTGGTACCCTTTTCAGTGGTGACTACAATGTCATCCTACCTCCGCTCTCTCTAGGTATCGACCACAGTGTAGCCAGTGGGCTCTTTGATGGCAATGGGTCTATCGGTGTCGGTGGTTACCTAGGTGCAGAGGTCTATCGCAATAAGAAGTATGATCACTCCGTATGGAGCCAGACACGCATCGGGCCGCGCGCATCTCTGCACTATCAGTTTGTAGATAGGCTCGACACCTACTTCAGCTTGATGCTCGGACTAAAAATCATCAGCTGGGACTACAAAGTAAAGGTAGCTGACGTCAAAGTTAAGGACAGAGACACAGAAGCTAGCTTCGCTTGGGGCGCGCACGTCGGTACTCGCTATTACTTCTCAGACCGCTGGGCTATCATGGGTGAGTTTGGTTATGGACTAACCTACCTCACACTCGGTGCTACCTATCGCTTCTAAGTCTTAGCGAAGCACTACAATACAATCAAAGCAGGAGACGGCTCACGAGCTGTCTCCTGCTTTTGCATTTAAAACTGTGTAGGGGGGCACTCGTCGTGCGACGTAGGGTGCTGCTGATTGCGAGGGTGATAGCGCAAGATGTCAGCACGAAGTGCAGAGCGATCCACATGCGTGTAGACCTCCGTCGTCGCTATGCTCTCATGTCCCATCATCAGCTGGATAGCGTGCAGGTCAGCTCCACCCTCGAGTAGATGCGTAGCAAAGCTGTGTCGCAGCGTATGCGGACTGATCTCCTTCTGTATGCCGGCCTGCTCAGCGAGTGTACGGATCAGACAGAAGACCGTGATACGAGAGATGGGTTGACCACGACGTGAGATGAAGAGGTACTGATCATACTCCGGCTTCGCATTATAGCGGTATGGATCATTGAGATAGCGCTGCACATCAGCAACCGCCTTGGGGCTCATCGGCACCAGTCGCTCTTTGCGTCCCTTGCCCCACACATGCAGGTAACCCTCATCGAGGAAGACATCGGAATAGGTCAGCCCACAAAGCTCCGAAACGCGCAGCCCGCAGCTGTAGAGCACCTCTATGATCGCCGTGTCTCGTGAGGCCTCGATACGATCCTCGTCGATAGCTCCGAGGAGGCTATCTATCTCTGCCAGCGTGAGCACCTCAGGGAGCTTCTTATGTATCGGTGGCGTCTGCAGCATATCTGTCGGGTCACGCTCTATCTCCTCCTCTAGCGTTAGGAAGCGAAAGAAACTCTTGACACCGCTCAGCACACGAGCCAGCGAGCGCATCGAGATGCCTAAGTCCAGTAGATGCGCCGCAAAGTTATTGAGATGCTGCAGCTCCACCTCCCGCAGACTCAGCCCCATATCCTCTATGTAGGTGTAGAGCTTGTCCACGTCATAGAGGTAGGAGTCGATACTATTGTCCGAAAGGTGCTGCTCCAGCCTCAAGTAAGTTTTATAGCGCAGTATCAGTTGCTGTCTTGGTTCTAGACTCATTGTGCAAGGGAGTTTCTTACTATCTTTGCCGTACGAAGTTAGCCATTTGCATCTAAACCGACAAGTTCACTATGTCTACAAATAGTTTGATCGAACCCCTCTCTACTCCGACCCCAGCGCAGCCAGCCATACTCATACTCAATGGACCTAACCTAGTCAACGTGGGGCAGCGCGAAGCTGAGATCTACGGTTCGACACCTCTAGTCCCCTACTTGGAGCAGCTCGCTCGTGACACCACCGAGGCAACCATCGCCATCCGCTACTCGCACTACGAGGGCGCACTCATCGAGTACCTCTACATGGCTCAGGAGCTAGGCTATCAGGCGGTCATACTCAATGCGGGGGGCTACACGCACACCTCCGTAGCTCTAGCCGACACGATACGCGCCATCGCACTACCAGTCATCGAGGTGCACATCTCCCAGCCAGTAGCTCGTGAGTCTTACCGCCACACCTCACTCATAGCACCCTACTGCCGTGGTAGCATCGCCGGCTTTGGTGTTGCTAGCTACGACTTAGCCGTACGGGCAGCCATTCAGCTGAGCCGTTGACACATTATAGAGTATGGACGCAGAGCTAGAGCTTTATGCCCAGCAGCATAGCTCCTTCGGGCACCCCTTACTAGACGAATTGCTCCGCACCGCCTATGTGCGGCTCTTACAGCCGAGGATGGTGTGTGGTGCTACACAGGCAGGGCTACTCTCGATGCTCATTAAGCTCAGTGGTGCCCAGCGTGTCCTAGAGCTGGGCGCTTATAGTGGCTACTCAACGATAGCGATGGCGATGGCGCTCGAGCCTGTAGGTGGTGAGATCGACTCCATCGAGTGCGATGCCGAGATGATCCACTTCCTCACCCCTTTTGTAGCGCGTAGCGGGTGTTCCGAGCGCATTCACATACACCATGGTCAAGCTCTAGAGCGGATGCCGGCACTACTAGCGCAGCACCAGTACGACCTCGTCTACATTGATGCGAACAAACGTCAGTACCCTGACTACTACCAGCTACTGCGCAAGCAACTACGCCCCGGGGCGATTATCCTTGCGGACAATACCCTTTGGGACGGTAAAGTAACCGCCCCAACAAACCACCACGACCTGCAGCTCGAGGGGATCCAGCACTTCAACGAACTGGTAGCTCAGGACAGCAACGTAGAGCAGCTCCTCCTGCCGCTTCGTGATGGGCTCACGATCATTCGCATCCTGTCAGCTTAGTCAAGCTGAGCCGGAGCGATAGGCTTTGCCTCTTGGGTGGGTAGTTCAGCCGTTGTAGGCGTCGCCATGGTGGTTGGCTTGACCGTATCGCTCTTTGCTTGCATCTTGAGGGAGGTCACCTCATTGCGTAGCTTGATCAGCTCCTCACGCTGCTCGGTGGAGAGCTTATTGAGCTTGAGCCACTCTAGGAGTGCACGCACCGCCAGTCCGATCGTGATGACCGTAACCGCCCCGATAGCACCCGACCAGGAGATAGTGACAAAAGGCAGATCATGCGTAGGCGTACGCCACCCGAAGAGTGCCTTGCAGAGGATCGGCATAAAGAGTGCGACCACCGCCACGATCAGCACAAAGGCCACATAGCCACCGAAGTGACGACGACGCATCATGTGACCAGCTACATAGTAGTAGTTGAGGTAGAAGATTAGGATCAGAAAGATGTCGAGCAGCCAAGTAGAGAGGTAGTAGGAGGGAGCCTCCCAAAAGTTTGCCGCCGTCGTGACGCTCTGCCCGACCAGTACCGACTGGATTAGCACGATGACCAGCCATGCGATCAGATAGATCAGCCAGGAGTAGCTCTTAGTAGCTCCTTGCTTTGCCGTAGTGGAGTCTTGTTGTTTCATAGCATCATAGAGTTAATCATTACAATACAAAGATACAATAGTACAGCGAATTCAGGTCCTAATATGGTGACCAGTATTGTGATTTAGTTCGAGCGGGCAAGGTGTCCTCAGCAAAGTATTCGCGATCTCCACGTGGAAAATTCTAAATTCCTCAGTGGAGATTTTTTATTCTCCACGTGGAGACGAAACGATTCCTCCGAAGTTTCATTTGATTCCTCCGAAGTTTTATTTCGTTCCTACGTGGGGATTTTTTCTTTTCCACGTGGCTATTTGAAAATTCCTACGTAGGAATCGCTAGTTAGACGCAATCGGAGCGATCGAAGGAGAGCGACTATTTGAAAACAAATTACTACCTTTGACCTCACAAGCAAGTATAACCTATCACATATTCAGTGTTTATTATGAACAAACTACTCAGACAAGCACTCACACTCTGCGTCCTCATCCTCGCCGCTGGATACAGTTTGCCAGCACAGGTGGTCGTCGTACAAGGTGAGCCAGAGGCTCCACTACCACGTACGCTCAACGAGGTACGCCTTAACCTCTTAGCACCCGTAGCCTTCAAGGCTATCGCACTCGAGTACGAGCGCTCCACGACGAAGGTAAAAGATCTAGGCTTCGGAGCTACCATCAATGTCTCCTTTGCTCATACGAGAGATTATGAGACTTCGGTTTTTCCCACTTTTGGTGTGATGCCCTACGCACGCTGGTACTTTGGCGGCAAGAGACTCGCTGCCACAAGACTTAACTCAGGCTTCTTTATCGAGGCAAATACAGCGATCAACTACCATCGGTATACTCGAAACAACTACCAAGATTACAGCAATGGGCAGATGACAGAGACGAAGCAAGGCGTCTCTTGGGGCATCGGCTTCGGCGGTGGCTGGAAGCTGGTCTCTCGCAGCAATTGGAGTGGTGAGATCAGTATGCGTGTAGGCCGCAATCTGGTAAAGGGTGACGGAGCTGAAGACGTATACGTCTACCCCGCTATATCCGTGGGCTACCGCTTCTAGTCATCTTCTTACACTACGTAATTCCTATAGAGAGGGCATCTAGATATAGATGTCCTCTCTTCTTTTTCTTAAGACTATCGTACTCTGAGACTTTTCTTCTCTATGGTATTTGCAAAAAGTGAGTATCTTTGCATCTGGGTGCATGTGCTAGATCCAAGTGATGACCTCTTGCAACATATGCGGGTTCTTACTCGTCTATATGACAGTGCGTCTTTATCGTACTACACTCACGCTTTTTGAACTGACAACTAGTAATACATCAATAACTTTTAGACAACTAGATATGAATCTAAAGCGAATGCTGTCTATGACTGTGGTTCTCCTGACCCTGATGCTACCTCGTGTAGCCTTTGCTCAGGATATGAGTCAACCACTACCCATAGACCCACAAGTCCGTACGGGCAAGCTCGAAAATGGGCTGACCTACTTCATCCGTCACAATGAGCAGCCGAAGGATCGTGCTGAGTTTTACATCGCACAGCGCGTCGGTTCTATCCTCGAGGAGGAGAATCAGCGTGGTCTGGCTCACTTCCTAGAGCACATGTGCTTCAACGGAACGAAGAACTTCCCCGACAAGACGCTTATCAGCTACCTCGAGTCAAACGGTATGCGCTTCGGCTACAACCTCAACGCCTACACGGGTATCGATGAGACGGTCTACACCCTTATGGAGGCTCCTACAGAGCGCAAGGGCTTCATCGATAGCTGCCTACTTATCCTACACGACTGGAGTGGCTTCGTCACACTAGCTGATGAGGAGATAGACAAGGAGCGTGGCGTCATCACTGAGGAGTGGCGCTCTCGTGACAATGCACAGATGCGTATGCTCAATACGGCGCTCCCCAAGATCTACCCCAACAACCGCTACGGGCACCGCTTGCCTATCGGTCTGATGAGCGTGGTCAACGGCTTTAAGTACAACGAGCTACGTGACTACTACCACAAGTGGTACCGCCCCGACCTACAGGCTATCATCGTGGTCGGTGATGTCGATGTAGACTATGTGGAGAAGAAGATCAAAGAGATGTTTGCCGACATACCCGCACCAGTCAATGCTGCGGAGCGTGTCTACTTCCCCGTAGAGGACAATGATGAGCCTCTCGTAGCTATCGAAAAGGACAAGGAGGCTACCAGCACTGAGTTTATGGTTATGTTCAAGACAGACGCTATGCCTGTCGAGATGACCCGCACGATCGCTGGTGTCATGAAGAACTACCTATACGCTATCACAAACCGCATCCTCGATGAGCGCTTTACAGACATCATGCACAAGCCTAACCCCGCTTTCATCAGCGCAAACGGCTATCTGAGCAACTACTTCCTCGCTCAGTCTAAGGACGCTCTCACCTTTAGTGCTACGGCACGTGAGGGCGAGCTAGACATTGCGATCAAGGCTCTGATGGCTGAGGTTGAGCGCGTACGTCAGTACGGCTTTACACAGGGCGAGTATGAGCGTGCACGCACAGGCCTCCTCAAGGCTTTTGAAAACAGCTATAACGAGCGTGAGACACGCAAGAACAGCGCCTACGCTAACGAGTACAAGGACTACTTCACCACGGGTGGATACATCCCAGGCATCGAGATGGAGAAGGCCATGATGGAGCAGGTTGCTGCAAACATACCTCTAGATGTAGTCAACCAGATGGTACAGTCTCTCATCGGGGACAAGAACATGGTACTTATGCTCACGGCTCCCGACAAGAAGGGACTCGTACTACCCACCGAGGCTGAGCTAGTGGCTAAGGTCAACGAGTACCGCAAGCTCCCCGTAGAGCCTATCAAGGACGCGGTCTCTGATATGAAGCTGATGGAGAAGGCTCCCAAGGCTGGCAAGGTCACCAAGCGTGAGGACAACCTACAGTTTGGTACGACTCGCCTCACCCTGAGCAACGGTATGGTTGTCTACCTCAAGACGACTGACTACAAGAAGAATCAAATCTCACTCACAGCTGTCGCTCCTGGTGGTACAAACGCTTATCTCAAGAACGCTAAGGATCTACCTAACCTCAAGAACCTCAGCAGCGTCGTCGCACTAGG is part of the Porphyromonas asaccharolytica DSM 20707 genome and harbors:
- the typA gene encoding translational GTPase TypA encodes the protein MQEIRNIAIIAHVDHGKTTIVDKMLLAAKLFREDKAAEVDTFLDNNDLERERGITIVSKNVSITYKGVKINVIDTPGHADFGGEVERVLNMADGCLLLVDAFEGPMPQTRFVLQKALAIGLKPIVVINKVDKPNCRPMEVQDMVFDLMASLEATDDQLDFVTLFGSAKQGWMSRDVEKPTEDITPLLDAIISEIPAPQQLDGPLQMLITSLDYSSYVGRIAVGRVHRGTIHNGDTVLLCHKDREPHREKVKELYTFEGIGKAKADSVSSGDICAIVGFDHFDIGDTIADPEHAEALDSISVDEPTMSMLFTINNSPFYGREGKFVTSRHIHERLMRELDKNLALRVETTDQADSWNVFGRGVLHLSVLIETMRREGYELQVGQPQVIIKEIDGVQCEPIEELTINLPDETSSRIIDMVIQRKGEMTAMESKNGRTHLVFNIPSRGIIGLNNSVLTASAGEAVMAHRFLEFGPWRGDIERRNNGSIIAGESGTAFAYALNNLQSRGRFFIAPQEEVYAGQVIGEHTKENDLTVNVCKSKKLTNMRAAGSDDKVALAPPVIFSLEDALEYIKADEYVEVTPKSMRLRKILLNELDRKRANKA
- a CDS encoding outer membrane beta-barrel protein; this translates as MKRIALLLIAMLTLGFAVQAQSTFSKGTTTANLGLGIGGTLFSGDYNVILPPLSLGIDHSVASGLFDGNGSIGVGGYLGAEVYRNKKYDHSVWSQTRIGPRASLHYQFVDRLDTYFSLMLGLKIISWDYKVKVADVKVKDRDTEASFAWGAHVGTRYYFSDRWAIMGEFGYGLTYLTLGATYRF
- the xerA gene encoding site-specific tyrosine recombinase/integron integrase — its product is MSLEPRQQLILRYKTYLRLEQHLSDNSIDSYLYDVDKLYTYIEDMGLSLREVELQHLNNFAAHLLDLGISMRSLARVLSGVKSFFRFLTLEEEIERDPTDMLQTPPIHKKLPEVLTLAEIDSLLGAIDEDRIEASRDTAIIEVLYSCGLRVSELCGLTYSDVFLDEGYLHVWGKGRKERLVPMSPKAVADVQRYLNDPYRYNAKPEYDQYLFISRRGQPISRITVFCLIRTLAEQAGIQKEISPHTLRHSFATHLLEGGADLHAIQLMMGHESIATTEVYTHVDRSALRADILRYHPRNQQHPTSHDECPPTQF
- a CDS encoding type II 3-dehydroquinate dehydratase, whose protein sequence is MSTNSLIEPLSTPTPAQPAILILNGPNLVNVGQREAEIYGSTPLVPYLEQLARDTTEATIAIRYSHYEGALIEYLYMAQELGYQAVILNAGGYTHTSVALADTIRAIALPVIEVHISQPVARESYRHTSLIAPYCRGSIAGFGVASYDLAVRAAIQLSR
- a CDS encoding O-methyltransferase, which codes for MDAELELYAQQHSSFGHPLLDELLRTAYVRLLQPRMVCGATQAGLLSMLIKLSGAQRVLELGAYSGYSTIAMAMALEPVGGEIDSIECDAEMIHFLTPFVARSGCSERIHIHHGQALERMPALLAQHQYDLVYIDANKRQYPDYYQLLRKQLRPGAIILADNTLWDGKVTAPTNHHDLQLEGIQHFNELVAQDSNVEQLLLPLRDGLTIIRILSA
- a CDS encoding M16 family metallopeptidase; protein product: MNLKRMLSMTVVLLTLMLPRVAFAQDMSQPLPIDPQVRTGKLENGLTYFIRHNEQPKDRAEFYIAQRVGSILEEENQRGLAHFLEHMCFNGTKNFPDKTLISYLESNGMRFGYNLNAYTGIDETVYTLMEAPTERKGFIDSCLLILHDWSGFVTLADEEIDKERGVITEEWRSRDNAQMRMLNTALPKIYPNNRYGHRLPIGLMSVVNGFKYNELRDYYHKWYRPDLQAIIVVGDVDVDYVEKKIKEMFADIPAPVNAAERVYFPVEDNDEPLVAIEKDKEATSTEFMVMFKTDAMPVEMTRTIAGVMKNYLYAITNRILDERFTDIMHKPNPAFISANGYLSNYFLAQSKDALTFSATAREGELDIAIKALMAEVERVRQYGFTQGEYERARTGLLKAFENSYNERETRKNSAYANEYKDYFTTGGYIPGIEMEKAMMEQVAANIPLDVVNQMVQSLIGDKNMVLMLTAPDKKGLVLPTEAELVAKVNEYRKLPVEPIKDAVSDMKLMEKAPKAGKVTKREDNLQFGTTRLTLSNGMVVYLKTTDYKKNQISLTAVAPGGTNAYLKNAKDLPNLKNLSSVVALGGVGKFDNPTLTKALTGRSVSASGSMGGTRTYFSGISTLEDMETFFQLLYLRMTQPRQDADAFANWRTNTIEQIKNMESNPMVSFQDSLIYALYDNNPQMRRATVADIEAVNYDRVMQIWKERIADLGDLQLYFIGNVTPEQLIPYLEKYVASVPTKGGKHDMCKELVPAVRQASIRIDFKKELATPMAMVLASYTGKLPYTLHNELAMEVLGAVMDQVYTATVREDEGGTYGVSSDGSISDTPEGETTFQIFYQTDPEKVDKLNKIIYAELDKVAKNGPDKEMFDKTILNMKKDYAENLKQNGYWLSHMIDFFFDGRDFQTDYEKTLNAITPADVQKIAQDLLKQDHHIEVIIRHAEGAK